ACAAGTTCACAAGACGACCAATTCCCCCACCACTACCCCGAGTACCGGGAGAGGAGGAGGAGgttgaagaagaagaagaaaatgcAGACGAATGCGATGGAAATGTAGAAAAAGGAGAAGACAGTGGAGATGAAAACAAGCGAAAGGAAACAAAAAAAGATGAGGATGTAGACTCAGGACATCATAGTGGAAAGTTCGATGAAATAAGAGACGTCGATGACAATTTATCGTTTCTCTCAGGTGATATTCTGAAAAGAAACGTATTCGAACTCAATGATGACGGTTATTGGTCATTAACACAACGTAGTTCACCATACATGTGCGCGCCCGAGAAGCCCGAAAGGCCGGGTATTTTATCACGGGGGACGAAAGCTTCAATTTTATTGCGAAAACATACGAACCAGATGCTAGATCACAGAAAATGTTCAAATAGTGCCAAAGAAAGAAACGTGACTGTTGTACAGGCAGTTGGTAGTTATGCTCAGGAAAGTAAGTTATGGAAACGCAAAAGCGTTGACCAAGGTTCTGTTGAAAGTATTCCTTTCCTCGCCCGAATGCATTCTGCGAAAACCACTTGCAGTGAACCAGTTAAAACGACGCAGAATCATTTCCGGTCATCACGACGACAGCGCCCCCTAACGACTCAGTCTGCATTCTCACAGGTATCAAAGATTTTAGGCGAGTCGCATCTCTTGCGACCACAGAAAGAACCACCTCTACCGTTCATCAACACTACACAACAACGACCGCCGATAAAACGTACGACAAAGGTCAATCCTTGGTGTCATGGCAACTCCACTGGAGTAATGCATAAACTCTCCAACGTAAAGATACAAAATAGAATTGCTGATCCAAACTTCCATGTAGAACGCCAGCTCTACCAACGAACCAGGAACTCGTATTCTGGTATTTCGTGATCAGCAAACCTGCCATTGACTGTACATAACCTGTGATTAATAAAGTTTATGATATGTCCAGGGCCCGGATGTTCGGATGATGTATGTGAAACACAATAATTTAAAGATGGATTTTATCAGCATTATAACCTGATTGCAGTCCTGGACTGTACAGTCAGAGTATCATAAATGTTCTACAATTTATCCCTGATGGGAGATGAGTCGGTAAACAATGGAAACTAAATGCGTATGGAGGTTCACGAATTTGGCATTTATATCTTTTCAAATTATAAAGGTCTAGTAAACCCATTCACTAAAAGTCAGTTCGATCGGCTACCAGTTTGTCTATCCAAGGGGATGTACTGATGTTTTCCACACAATCTCTTCCCCGAATTCCAGTGTTTTTAATGTTCATGGGTTGATTTTTGGGGAAGAGGTGCCACGATGTCAAGTAGGCGTTTATGGTTCTGCTATACCACTGTACACGGACTtacatatagataaataaattcGTTTATTGTCCATGTTGACAGCGTTTTACTAATACAGTAGTAAAATGATTTGTAATGTAGAGTCATCACAATTTATAGAGTTCTGACATTTTATGTTTAGTTTAAAATGTACAGTAGTTATAATTGTACTGGTATTCATAACATGTCCATGTCGACAGGTATAAAGCAGGTGTATCGATAATCAGTCACCTCAGTAGCGTTACAATCTAGTCATCGACATCGTAAGGCtatacaaagggagataattctacAATCCTAACGTGATCCAGGAAATGAGATTTGGCATAGCTGTTCTCGTTGTATTGCTAGTTGGGTAATgtacataaaaatgaaatgtctTTCATCTCTGCATAATGTAAACTAGTAATGTCAATATAGCGTTACATAACTACAATGAtactatttattttttcatgaagAAATGTGACGCGTTTTTCATTAAATAATGATAACTATAGcctattgtttgttttttgtttttttgttttttgtttttttgttttttgtttgttttttttgtttttgtttttacttttgtaCCATGACTTCAATATCTACTAGTAGATATGAGGTCGGTTTCATTTACATTCCAAACCTAAGGACATTTCTTAACTTAAAATTGTCCATAGCCTAAAGACATTAAATAATTTAAGAACGGTTCCCTAACTAGGATGTTTTCCCTAAATTCCGTTATGTTTTCCCATGGAAAATTTCCTACTTaaggaattttgatgaaatccGGCCAAAATCCAGGTTTAATCAGCAATGCTTAACCAAGGAAATTAATGGAAAACATTTCATAATTGAAGACTAAAATTTCCCTTAAACCCAATAATGTGTTCCTATGGGGAATCTTAAGTAACGGAATTTTCTTAAGTTAAGGACATTAATATAACTAGGGCCTAGTCATTAGGTCTACTGGTTACAACTTTTATCAATAACTTATACTACACACACCAACGTCCGTtgatatttgttcatttatgtGAACTTTTCTGAAACGACATCATATCTGATAAACACCGCATTTGagatttgtatttgttttaagtaCTCTGTATATTATCATGTTAgctaaaatatgaaatgaacTTTATTGAAATTCTAAACAGTCCACAGGAAAACTTGTTGAAGTATTGTACACTTACTTGTCAATTTATAATTGTAAGCTACAGTATACAGGACTTGGACAAGTTGGACGATTTTGAAAGCATTAGCAATATGTTGTCACGGACAAATTAGTTCAAGAAACTGGCAACAATTGAGTGTTAATATGATGTCATTTATgcattatcaagaaaacactTAACCAAGGCACTTTTTGAAGCGGTCTATTGATGACTCTGGAGAGTACACTACAGTCTGTATCTAGTTAGAGAACAAGTAGCGACAAGTTGACGAAATACAACATGGCGAATATTTCGCTGCCTGAATTTGGACATCACATCTTAATTTGAGGCGAACAAATGCTCAGTTAATCAAATGGGACATTGATTCCAAATGATAGTAAGTTCAGTCTAACTGAATACCAAAAGGCAAATTAAACGGGTGGCCAAAACGTCCAAGTCGAGCAGCAGATAAGTTTTTGCCATCAAGGGGGAGTAACTCTAGCGGGATTGACGtcaaatgattgtacaaaaAAGGCACCCGATACAAACGCACTAAGAAGGCGAATTTAGATGGAAcaataattaatataagcgGAAAATCCATgtacattactatatatatcagGTCAAAACAATTCAATGAATGCACTTGGTTTTAGTCATAAAATGATACACTGCTGACAGTGTAACTGCTtgtcaaaaaatataaaatggtatCCATCGTATAAAAGATCAGAAGTCATAACATTTGGATTTATAACATATGTGTGTTAATTTGGTAATTTTTATAAAAagcaacaattttttttttactttcaatCGATAATAATTACTCTTTTTTCGGAGATGAAGCACGTTTACAGACAAGCGTACAAAATAAATCTGAAGGAAATAGTTCGTACTAGTATTGCTTAAAACCATTTAAAGTGTACTATTTACAATagtattgattttgtttatgttaaatTACTTCAGATAAGCGGCTACACGTGTACGTTTTCTAATAAGAATACCTCGATGGCGCTAAATGAAGCGAGCATTTTCCGATTATCATTCCGGAAGGATTGTCGATAATTGTGTGAGGTCGTCGAAgcaaatatatgaaaatattttatttttatcctgATAGGAATTACTGACGAGGTCTGGTATGTAAAGTAATTAGTGATGGATTCAGGGTGTAATTGCCCGAAGAAATGGGATGGAGTATAGCGATAATAAACAGTGACGTTGTTTCGACTTGTCTACACGACAAACTAATCTCAGGTGGACACACGACACAGGATCAACTGTTAGATATGTACAACTCCACTTGGAACTGAATTTATTGCAACTGTGGTTTAATTTACTTATAAACGCTCAGTCGTGCCATATATTATAATGTCATACCTGGTAGTACTCATCAGCAGTTCAACATAGTTATTAGAAGTTGCgctgaaaaagaaaatgttcaattggcctgcatcgctcacatAGATAGTTAATAACACCTACGTGAATCTCAGTAGCATTATTATGTTGCCACATAACACCCAGTAATAGGTTTATGATTACAGGGGTGGGATCCCTTCGATGTCATGACCAACTGACAATGGACCTAAGGACGGGGGTGAGGCTGAATGGTTAATATAAGAATAATGATCATACTATTACTATAATTTTCTTGCTGCTACACATAGGCCATCAGGGGTCCGGGGGTACTTCTCCTGGAAAAAAATTACTATTATGTCGCTGATTGATACGGGAATTCGTTTTTAAGATacccttactttgacaattttaggggggggggggggggggggggggtgtgtgtgtgtgtgtgtgtgtgtgtgtgtgtgcgcccccccccccccccctcctcttAAATCCGCCAGTGTCCATGGATCAAGTGGCAGGGTTGAAGCAGAGCCCCCGGAAAAGTATTGCATTATTACTGTGTCTAGCAagcaggtacattgtatatcattttatgGTCGAAATCACAACAGTTTTCGTGTCATAACCAATGGACCATGCCCAGAGGGTCGGGAATCGGTAACGGTTCTTGGTACGCCAGCATGATTTTGTTAGTTCCTTCATGTCCAGTAAGGGGATATATAGTCGTGGTGTGTACATCTCTACCACAACTATTGTACTTTACTATTAAGTTATCGCCCTTGTTTAATTTGAACCATTGGTGTGTCCCCATTTATCCTCCCATATCTGCCATATCTGTAATATTGAAGGAGATTTTTAAATTTCCATACCCATTTTAGTTTTAATGCTGAAATTTCAACCTATGGGCccatttttaacaatttaataatTATCTACACGCACATGTATTTTCTCCAATGGAATACCAAAGCTGTCTCAATTATAATGGCTGGACTTTCCTTTTGGAACTCTGTGAGGTCGAAGATCATGAACTTTCCTTGAAGAAATCAAGATGGTTtgatttagtttattttgtttaacgtcctattaacagataaggtcatttaaggacggcctcccgtgcgtgcgacatgcatgcgtgtagtgagtgcgtatgtgtgttttgggaggctgcggtatgttcgtgttaagtctccttgtgataggccggaacttttgccgatttatagtgctacctcactgaggcatactgccgaagacacccagcaggacactctacccggtcacattatactgacaacgggcgaaccagtcgtcccactcccaaaatgctgagcgttaagcaggagcagtaactaccatttttaaagactctggtatgtcttggccaggggacagaacccaaagccttcctcacaggggcgaacgctcaactaaaggccaaaagtgaggcattgtcaagggaaacattaggaagAAGTTGCTAAGAAAGAAGAgtaaagataagatcccaagtttagtcgcctcttacgatcatgcaatgggggcagcaggtataattcttacgccctacctgcagggcaggaagAAATCAAGACTGTCTTATGCGAAGCAAATAAATGAATAACCAGGGACAATGGACACATGTCTTTGTGGTGCGATCTGCATAGATATCGCAGAGTTTATGGCGAATTTCCTCTCCTGCAAAGCTACAACAGAATATCGTCTCCACCAGCCATGTTCTGTAGTAGTCAATCCCCATATACTGACGGCTCTTCTCACGAGATGTGTGATTATATAGGCTCTACTTCGTTCTCTGGCCCCAATCACTTCACCCTTAAAATATCCTAATTTATCATCATTTTGCGattgatatatacaaatatggcTACTCTAGACAACCCTCTAATTGCGCCCTGTGTTGTATTCCAAAACCATGTAAACTACAGGCGGTGACATAaattatcatgtttatattCGTTAATTACGAAGCATGTTCACACTCCTCTTCGGGGTGTACAATAGGACTATGTCcctttatcaaaatattactaGCTGGTTTTCAATGGTCCAAAGGTAGTCATGCTTATAGCATACTACTTTTCAAAGACCACATAATTAGGGACCACTTGTCAGCAACAATGATACTAAAACGCCTAGAGGAAGATAGGGTATTTTTGTGTCTGAAGGAATTTAAGTTGAGCAATACGACATCCGTCCATACCATAACCTTGAGTGTATATCATTGAGGAACTTTGATATGTCCACATGTCCTATCAATCacagtaaaaaaaatgaataaaagaaaaataataaatgatcGAGATTTACTTGTTATACGAGGCCGGCTTTATCAAAGTGCGTTAATTATTTTAACGTTACTGACATGAGCGATATATGCCAAGTGAACGTGGATGTATCTCGATTTCTATAGATACAGTTCACACTGATAAAAGGGTAGACCATATAAACAACGTAGCCATAGGTAAACTGTGAAGTATAGAGAAAGACAATGAGATctcaatgtaaaatataaatgtccTGATTCAAGCTGAAATTTTACATTAACCTGACGAGGGTTAGCACGAAATCACGTTTCTAGTCCGAATGATACcgtacatacagtgtattaaaatatatagagaATCTTTCGGACTAGCACGTTTCCTAATCGTTGGATCGCTTCATTAATTATCATCAACAGTAAGCTAATCTCTAAACTTCAATCGAATGCATAGGTTAACCAAAGGTTCACTATTCTGAAAAGcgtgaaacatttttttttttttttttttgaggagTGGAACCCCGAGGACAAAATGCTAAAAGCTGTCTAAAATATTGACACGGACTTGATAAAACTGATTCTATGGTggcttatattatatatgacatttCCCATAATTCTAATTACGCTAGGACAATACAGCTTGATATTAACAACCGTAGATGGTTTACCCCTTTGCTCATCGACATATTTGAGGGATGTTATTTTTACGAAAAGAGGACCTAATCACCCAAACCATCTAACGATGTTAAACACACTAGGAAAGGtcaaaatacatatgtaaaaaaTTCTAAGGAATCTCTTGTGTATGATGATTACCCAATAATGACTGGAACTAATGTGAATCAGTGACATGTGGAATAAGATGGACATAATGTCACATTAACCTATGTAACAAGCCCGGTTTGTCGTTATGCTTCGTATAATACACAGTTATGTTCCTTTAAACGGTACCTTCTCTATATTTCTATCACAATGGTCTTCACTCTATTTGTAGACCATCTTGGCTACATCAGCCCAAACCCTAACACTAAAGTTTTCTAATTTGCGTTGAAAAGCTATATTATTTTcagttatttaaggattaacatcaattattttttctgttatagtcataacagaaaaaactggagtgtactttaaataaaccgcgaagcggtttatgaagagagtacactccagttttttatgttatgactgtataacagaaaaaaataattaatgttaattcttatattttaatttcgtcttatacacaccaagatatttcactttctttggcgaactcttttctgtgataaattattacgcaacgtcatcagccaatcaaaaatgacgttacatttcgcaacgtcaaaaattttgttatggaggtataacaaaattatttcagccaacgaaaatgcgtgtttcatacaaaattaagttatttacttttttgataaaatttgccGACAATTTTTTCCAAACTTGCCGAATCAACCGGAACTGATTCGTAACTTGTTTTCATTTCCGTTTTCTGATCTATACATTGTAAGAACGgcaaaacaatcaaaacaattatatacactatataatatTGAAACATGAAAATGCCGTAACTGTTATACATTGATCATTCAACAAAATACAGACCATTTTGCGTCTTAGGATTCGTGTAAGGAAACCCATCTCTGTGAATGATGTAATTATGAAGCTGTGAATGTAAAACATGGGAGGCAGCATTTACAGGAATCTTTGACGGGAGTAACAACAGAACTGTCGCTACACGTTTAACATGTTAACAAAAGATCCGCGTCTGTTATTTCTAAAGCACTGATCTTTAAATAGCCGGAAGCAGTTACTACGGTTTCGGGGTCATAATCACATCCTTTAAAGATGTGATTAAGACACAAATCGCTATTATTGACTAATTATTACTACACTAGGAACGATTTGGACAGCTTTGTCGTCTAAGGAAGACTGCTCGCATTAGAAATGGCCTGCTAATTATAGACACTACAGAGGGATTAAACACTCCGATTAATCTATTTATTCAATACGTTACGGGACCCATTGACCTGGTATCGATCGAGAGGTCCTTCTAGTACCGGGTTGGCTTTGATCATATGATCCTGAACCAGAAATCATTATAAGAGTTACACAAATGTTGGTCATCAGGGATCTATCCCAAATATAAACACTGACCAATGACCCAGGTCAAGGAATCTAAATTAGATTAGTCGCATTCTTCAACATTGACCGGAACCTATCTCACACATCTAACTGTTAAAACCGGACTCGGACAACTTTAAAGATCTAGAAAtggaaatattattttaaaaccATGTATGTTTGAAAAGATTGAAATACATAGCACATATTACACATTTTAGAGTACTTggtatttcataaatattttaatataggGTTTGTTTGAGGAAATATGAGTCACGTTttgcagtttttaagaaaacgaattaaagtacaaaatgtacctaATTGACTGTTCGGACAGCTGATATGGCGTCTTCTGTGGTTTCCGGACTTAGTGTTAtgtaagtataataatgtagATTTTCTGATTTCTTTACATAGCAGTTTAACAGTATGTTTTATACACAAATGTTTTACAACAACGGTGATTTACTATTTAAGTTAGACTATTAGTTACTGATAACCTACGCAATTTTAACCGTTATCGAATATTTACACTTAACTAATTACACCGCTATTTAGAACAGTCACGCTTAAAAGAGAAAGTAACATTTTGACATATCGCATTCAGCGATACTGCTGTTTTGACGAATTTCAGTTTGAAATAGGCTGCTTTAGAGACGATAAAATAAGAGTATTTCAGGACTAAGATATAACCATTATCATCGGAAATACCGTATTGTACATGAAAAAATATACCAAGAAGAAGTGACAAATGATgagaaatatataatttgaatgATTTTGAAGAAAACCTGATATTCGAAAAGATGTTCATCAAATGTATCTGCTATCATTCGTGTCGAAAACATCTTAGATTTACACTTGAAAACATTTACAG
Above is a window of Pecten maximus chromosome 7, xPecMax1.1, whole genome shotgun sequence DNA encoding:
- the LOC117330364 gene encoding uncharacterized protein LOC117330364; its protein translation is METERNGAQLDLTDDDGGHERTEKNPPVNIVETMSEENQEKDIDSIVCNSSSDKLTLDLNGEGELQPTDDTPDGVTERTETAEESDALQTGDRDGDDKDDDGKDNDEGISDKDEEEKEDEEQVDEEEEEEPETEMTEEEREAMYTAVCEGDTATYQNCLDKPNADINATWFNENMLMVAMRTGQMKMAEFLIDIGIDVNYEIDLIDLHEKEKTGSKRFDCYRKSCRQIAYENDHEFIVELIDLKNENWFPYKKKTPRWYKFTRRPIPPPLPRVPGEEEEVEEEEENADECDGNVEKGEDSGDENKRKETKKDEDVDSGHHSGKFDEIRDVDDNLSFLSGDILKRNVFELNDDGYWSLTQRSSPYMCAPEKPERPGILSRGTKASILLRKHTNQMLDHRKCSNSAKERNVTVVQAVGSYAQESKLWKRKSVDQGSVESIPFLARMHSAKTTCSEPVKTTQNHFRSSRRQRPLTTQSAFSQVSKILGESHLLRPQKEPPLPFINTTQQRPPIKRTTKVNPWCHGNSTGVMHKLSNVKIQNRIADPNFHVERQLYQRTRNSYSGIS